One Eriocheir sinensis breed Jianghai 21 unplaced genomic scaffold, ASM2467909v1 Scaffold795, whole genome shotgun sequence DNA window includes the following coding sequences:
- the LOC126994433 gene encoding otolith matrix protein OMM-64-like isoform X1, whose product MNITLGLPHATNPQKEVNTEKQKQSRMEVRVELPREENSQTQTNIQKQNKRSMHVVAEIPLEENSRAQASIENYNKSNMDVRVELPLEDNSQGEVFLQTHNNSKHGVIEGTMSRLSTPCPDALHTLAYWWWVLQGLLLATLARFISGPTAPDDDNPDDDNPDDDKPDDDNPDDDNPDDDKPGDDNPDDDSPDDDNPDDNNPDDNNPDDNNPDDDNPDDDNPDDDNPDDDPGLDLDPGGEEDDFEEVERREVVEENGFEEVDRMDVDRMDVDLVEVDRMEVDRVEVDQMDVDQMEVDQMDVDRVEVDQMDVDRVEVDQMDVDRVEVERMEVDRVEVDQMAVDHMDVDQMDVDRVDVDQMDVDQMDVDQMDVDQMDVDQMDVDRVEVDQMEVDRIDVDRVDVDQMDVDRVEVDQMEVDRIDVDRVDVDQMDVDRVDVDRVDVDRMDVDRMDVDRVDVDQMDVDRMDVDRVDVDREEAVEVVVGQFGVGVVAAPPDPPGRHPGSVE is encoded by the exons ATGAACATAACGCTTGGATTACCTCACGCAACTAACCCACAAAAAGAAGTAAAcactgaaaaacaaaaacaaagccgcatggaagtaagggtggaattaccccgcgaagaaaactcacaaactcaaacgaacattcaaaaacaaaataaaaggagcATGCACGTAGTAGCAGAAATACCCCTCGAAGAGAACTCACGAGCTCAAGCAAGCATTGAGAActacaataaaagcaacatggacgtaAGGGTTGAATTACCCCTCGAAGATAACTCACAGGGTGAAGTGTTTCTTCAGACACACAATAACTCCAAACACGGAGTGAttgaaggcacaatgtcgcgtttatcaaCACCCTGCCcagacgccctgcacaccctcgcctactggtggtgggtcctgcaagggctgctcctcgctaccctggcgaggtTCATCTCGGGACCCACCGcacctgacgatgacaaccctgacgatgacaaccctgatgatgacaagcctgatgatgacaaccctgacgatgacaaccctgatgatgacaagcctggcgatgacaaccctgatgatgacagccctgacgatgacaaccctgatgatAACAACCCTGATGATAACAACCCTGATGATaacaaccctgatgatgacaaccctgacgatgacaaccctgatgatgacaaccctgacgatgaccctggtcttgatcttgaccctgggggtgaagaggatgactttgaagaagtggaacGGAGGGAGGTGGTTGAAGAGAATGGCTTTGAGGAGGTGGACCGGATGGATGTGGACCGGATGGATGTGGACCTGGTGGAGGTGGACCGGATGGAGGTGGACCGCGTggag GTGGACCAGATGGATGTGGACCAGATGGAAGTGGACCAAATGGATGTGGACCGGGTGGAGGTGGACCAGATGGATGTGGACCGGGTGGAGGTGGACCAGATGGATGTGGACCGGGTGGAGGTGGAACGGATggaggtggaccgggtggagGTGGACCAGATGGCTGTGGACCATATGGATGTGGACCAGATGGATGTGGACCGGGTGGATGTGGACCAGATGGATGTGGACCAGATGGATGTGGACCAGATGGATGTGGACCAGATGGATGTGGACCAGATGGATGTGGACCGGGTGGAGGTGGACCAGATGGAGGTGGACCGGATCGATGTGGACCGGGTGGATGTTGACCAGATGGATGTGGACCGGGTGGAGGTGGACCAGATGGAGGTGGACCGGATCGATGTGGACCGGGTGGATGTTGACCAGATGGATGTGGACCGGGTGGATGTGGACCGGGTGGATGTGGACCGGATGGATGTGGACCGGATGGATGTGGACCGAGTGGATGTTGACCAGATGGATGTGGACCGGATGGATGTGGACCGAGTGGATGTGGACCGGGAAGAggcggtggaggtagtggtggggcagttcggggtggggGTTGTTGCCGCCCCTCCTGACCCGCCCGGCCGCCACCCTGGTTCTGTTGAGTAA
- the LOC126994433 gene encoding otolith matrix protein OMM-64-like isoform X2: protein MNITLGLPHATNPQKEVNTEKQKQSRMEVRVELPREENSQTQTNIQKQNKRSMHVVAEIPLEENSRAQASIENYNKSNMDVRVELPLEDNSQGEVFLQTHNNSKHGVIEGTMSRLSTPCPDALHTLAYWWWVLQGLLLATLARFISGPTAPDDDNPDDDNPDDDKPDDDNPDDDNPDDDKPGDDNPDDDSPDDDNPDDNNPDDNNPDDNNPDDDNPDDDNPDDDNPDDDPGLDLDPGGEEDDFEEVERREVVEENGFEEVDRMDVDRMDVDLVEVDRMEVDRVEVDRVEVDRVEVDQMDVDQMEVDQMDVDRVEVDQMDVDRVEVDQMDVDRVEVERMEVDRVEVDQMAVDHMDVDQMDVDRMDVDQMDVDQMDVDRVEVDQMEVDRIDVDRVDVDQMDVDRVEVDQMEVDRIDVDRVDVDQMDVDRVDVDRVDVDRMDVDRMDVDRVDVDQMDVDRMDVDRVDVDREEAVEVVVGQFGVGVVAAPPDPPGRHPGSVE, encoded by the exons ATGAACATAACGCTTGGATTACCTCACGCAACTAACCCACAAAAAGAAGTAAAcactgaaaaacaaaaacaaagccgcatggaagtaagggtggaattaccccgcgaagaaaactcacaaactcaaacgaacattcaaaaacaaaataaaaggagcATGCACGTAGTAGCAGAAATACCCCTCGAAGAGAACTCACGAGCTCAAGCAAGCATTGAGAActacaataaaagcaacatggacgtaAGGGTTGAATTACCCCTCGAAGATAACTCACAGGGTGAAGTGTTTCTTCAGACACACAATAACTCCAAACACGGAGTGAttgaaggcacaatgtcgcgtttatcaaCACCCTGCCcagacgccctgcacaccctcgcctactggtggtgggtcctgcaagggctgctcctcgctaccctggcgaggtTCATCTCGGGACCCACCGcacctgacgatgacaaccctgacgatgacaaccctgatgatgacaagcctgatgatgacaaccctgacgatgacaaccctgatgatgacaagcctggcgatgacaaccctgatgatgacagccctgacgatgacaaccctgatgatAACAACCCTGATGATAACAACCCTGATGATaacaaccctgatgatgacaaccctgacgatgacaaccctgatgatgacaaccctgacgatgaccctggtcttgatcttgaccctgggggtgaagaggatgactttgaagaagtggaacGGAGGGAGGTGGTTGAAGAGAATGGCTTTGAGGAGGTGGACCGGATGGATGTGGACCGGATGGATGTGGACCTGGTGGAGGTGGACCGGATGGAGGTGGACCGCGTggaggtggaccgggtggaggtggaccgggtggagGTGGACCAGATGGATGTGGACCAGATGGAAGTGGACCAAATGGATGTGGACCGGGTGGAGGTGGACCAGATGGATGTGGACCGGGTGGAGGTGGACCAGATGGATGTGGACCGGGTGGAGGTGGAACGGATggaggtggaccgggtggagGTGGACCAGATGGCTGTGGACCATATGGATGTGGACCAGATGGATGTGGACCGG ATGGATGTGGACCAGATGGATGTGGACCAGATGGATGTGGACCGGGTGGAGGTGGACCAGATGGAGGTGGACCGGATCGATGTGGACCGGGTGGATGTTGACCAGATGGATGTGGACCGGGTGGAGGTGGACCAGATGGAGGTGGACCGGATCGATGTGGACCGGGTGGATGTTGACCAGATGGATGTGGACCGGGTGGATGTGGACCGGGTGGATGTGGACCGGATGGATGTGGACCGGATGGATGTGGACCGAGTGGATGTTGACCAGATGGATGTGGACCGGATGGATGTGGACCGAGTGGATGTGGACCGGGAAGAggcggtggaggtagtggtggggcagttcggggtggggGTTGTTGCCGCCCCTCCTGACCCGCCCGGCCGCCACCCTGGTTCTGTTGAGTAA